A stretch of the Neodiprion lecontei isolate iyNeoLeco1 chromosome 4, iyNeoLeco1.1, whole genome shotgun sequence genome encodes the following:
- the LOC107222358 gene encoding basement membrane-specific heparan sulfate proteoglycan core protein isoform X26 — translation MGGSRCFVYIALFLLLVISSVDSQGRRRQNRTRPRACSDGEYKCRNGQCIGKELLCDGTPDCRDRSDELTCRTACDPQSEWTCNNNQCILISQKCDGVADCQDRSDEQICPCSEAQFRCNNGYCVPKIRRCDGFNDCQDRSDEMNCTPPAPRCRPDEFECHNGECIIDTQVCDRVRDCADGSDEDNCGSEGQVCSSEEFRCNDGTCLSLNARCNSIIECSTGEDEEQCGCAATEFRCSDGTCIAYDLHCNGYKDCPDNSDEDCGWADCPSMDFTCGDGSCVPKSSVCNGIDDCPRAEDELHCVRPCTDSEFRCVKDGKCISAAYRCDSTNDCSDRSDEEGCPLKSENGTGIGTGKRPGSGGLDRTTERNFVPEGETETTNIGVRECDPKTEFRCRNGQCILARRECDNLPDCYDGSDEYNCVRKGICSLDQWKCGSSECIPENGRCDGVTQCVDGSDELDCVFDCPAGTFKCDNGVCLDGPKFCDGEPDCPDGSDEKNCPCPAGKWPCANGNCIYQKFRCDGHTDCHDGSDEINCQDTLRPTRPPSPPSCTQDEFQCGSGECVPRTAFCDSVTDCRDASDELNCPTQGCSRGEFQCRNRACVSEGLRCNGYDDCGDNSDEENCAPFEKSCSESEWRCENGPCISINQRCDGWPDCPLDNSDELDCNQTACQPWQWRCENGPCIALSQRCNGRRDCPLDNSDELDCPRPTYPPFPQESLKLVVRPVDQVIKEKPPPEGQEVVIRCRDESPRRAQVRWVRKDGTPLPPGSTVKSGRLTMPNIQVSHGGDYVCEALGVPVNTPGRTATAHVTVEKYEFNSSRPKEACKYYEATCSNGDCIPKSSVCDNRMDCTDGSDELRCSPLGCEPNEFRCASKECVSKLWRCDGDRDCTDGSDEENCTPSPPGSPCKYSEFKCTRVDQCIPKTFHCDMETDCMDGSDELGCSKVTIQSPPPMMVELYVGETFTITCTAVGIPVPEINWRLNWGHIPDKCKTTSVNGVGTLTCPNIAIENQGAYSCEAMNGLRGPNEPGWTFAVPDTILVVKNPDGVCPAGQFNSLARSPEECISCFCFGVATTCSSADLFTYELQAPFDQYNLVAVDATRGTRIQGRITGRVPEVLPVDQNGVHVTDPYPESNDYVDIPYFALPESYHGSQLKSYGGYLRYTVRHAGRGRRPNGLPSVILSGNNYVLLHEDKGVDRVYETDEAVRFFYGDWQLRENDELRLASREEIMMTLANIDNILIKIKYDDGPIDTSIINVIMDTADVGNIDLGAASFVEECRCPAGYTGLSCENCASGFARRNSGPWLGQCYEERLSICPPGTYGDPSRNIPCQTCPCPLTSASNQFARTCHLDSDGQPTCDCAQGYLGRRCEQCAPGYQGNPSTAGDKCVKVSECDPNGSISPYVNPVTGQCDCKSSATGRTCNKCKANTFNLAAKNEFGCTSCFCMGITEKCTSSNFYRSEIRAEFTSSIRDFSLVESPRDGNQPSPIVDGIRLNTIRREIVYNSFPNSGNYEVYYWQLPSDFLGDQLGSYGGNLVYTVRYVPSPGGGRSRNNAADVELISSNDIELRYYSAAQVEPNDSVKFTVPIHEKHWQRIDGTTINRESLLMALADVQAIRIKATYTTHTDEAALSSVSLDTAVGINNGRERAVEVEQCSCPVGYKGLSCEDCDVGYTRADEGLYLGLCEPCECYGHATQCHPETGVCEYCRDHTTGQKCESCEFGYEGDPTRGTPEDCQLRDLPSRNSTKCNPAGSLGTNSYIEQCPCKPNVVGRECDRCRASTFGLSAGNPDGCNECFCSGVSQECHESSLYVIQKPTLILDSNHGFTLTDTGRSQVITEGFDIQTATNEIGYRYPDTRSQRLFWSLPSFITGNQIKSYGGNLNLTQRIATRAGAQIDKDQDIVLIGNSITLFWVNPEEIQSDYSLTYSVPLVESAWKRLTKDGPRSASRVDLMTVLANLEAILVRATHSQEMIATYISDVSLDTAVQHVPTNRRATQVEVCRCPSGYTGSSCETCAHGYYRNEYDRSRSILGSCNLCPCNGNEQSCELDGYDNVKCHCSPQFSGPYCQYDFPDTTTITPPPPNPPRIIVTIRQTGLEIVEAGTTVRYYCSGRSEDSDTIDIQWQKEDGELPPGRSYDDARGLLIIRDVKISDSGVYVCQVSDGINVAVETVSLTVEGNVGSKPTIAIKPSYLTVEEGNPAEFHCDSSGVPQPEVSWIRVRGEMNPSATFENGIWRLPSARKSDEDEYKCIARNSAGTTEQRTILYITERREPPPDRPIIDPIEWVGGPTEPVQLVCTASLDATITWTRAGNLPLPPSATERGGVLTIYNPSPSDSGIYVCTATSFQGVTTTNNARISIQSSTGPPAVTIEPARQTVFQGTVAEVKCVVTGNPAPSVTWTKRGEPLGAHIQIVGSTLRILEPKVSDRGIYVCQATNSGGSSQGSAVIEIEPREAPVIALYPEKRQRVLVGGSAMFACRAEKGIPTPELIWAREDGRPFSSNVEQLSSGVLRFSNVTLDDGGSFTCTASNAVGSTSTIAVLEINSQPVITITPSNRTPLIIGVGQRVRFTCSATGQPPPTVVWNKGPGYPGISRTRSYDAVHEISSVSFEDEGIYTCTASNGEGVAEERIELIVKDNEIVPPSPSPSGPVVEIPSETMRIPVGGRAEIRCQIFNGDRKLYLDWKRSDGGSLPEGSSVRDGTLSIPLVTSRAAGEYVCQGTSTTGSIEFQAKTYLEIITPPRILLEPIRQTVRPGDSPFVNCSAIGDQPITVRWQVSQQGLSNRVSQTDGVLQFHGITFEDAGKYVCTATNHAGSAEAVAEVSVTSEYGPPVTSTQRDVSAFVGNSVRLDCPPFQSRSLVEWSREGSDLPANSYKRDNYLEMPQVRAEDSGRYICRVTDAYGVRSENYVNLRVELYGALCSDTEIQCRSNECIDKHYLCDGLIDCMDGSDERFCNNRQYRHYPPWQRARAPQISLRIRASSELVNIGDTVNLRCESSGGQDVRFRWIRPTYSSLPPNARAVGPVLRLENVVRGDSGVYRCIAETRETSAEQDYNLIIQGGNNDSPAVETTAVPYGAGFSMDCKGDIEPPVAFEWAKLGGILPNESRKQNNHLTLVNVKAEDAGTYICTASNGQTSVEILQILVVTGVVPYFNQAPESYISFRPLQEAMLKFDIEVSFKPEMYDGIILYNAEKSDGGGDFIALSLVGGYPEFRFNLGSRPAVIRARNPVTLGKWHTIKLYRSRKEGRMTIVGDPQSPYSGTAPGRLQTLDLMEPLYVGGVPDYQRVDSEATVSDGFVGCISRLVIGSKEINLITDQLESVGTTTCETCVENSCSNRGVCQEAATEEGYRCLCPAGYSGNLCDIVGQACYPGACGEGTCNDIGDGFTCDCPIGRGGHKCELDVSVDEPAFLDSNAYLAYRTPKALRKIKLAMTFKPSDSGDGILMYCAQNNEGLGDFVALVIKDRHVELRFDLGSGMAVVRSNHIVQPGIWLHVRASRDFKEGKLSVNGEAQVEGRSPGSSKTMNLDTLLYIGGVNSRRVAVNRNVGIDKNFRGCISKFDIAGQNIDILKSVVESSNIRDCMGKYSNHTDFPPYETTPTPTRPPTSPSTTQFDPCVSNPCVHGDCQQTETLDYSCVCEYGYVGRNCENVLKQCELLNPCKNAGTCTDLHGGYKCDCRLGFNGLQCEIPVEIASDVAFRGDGWLELERSVMTHEEEKEVLGFEISTNKSTGLIMWHGQTPADLRPDDYISLAVVDGYVEYQYDLGSGPAKIRVTAQRVDDGERHRIVLKRQGSEGSIELNGEHTESGGSDGLQQLLNARGSVYLGGLPDYAMSYGRYQDGFSGCIYTLEVQDSGAIYIGDVAIRGRNVYPCTSDPDSVPKRGDI, via the exons ATATCGGAGTACGAGAATGCGACCCGAAGACCGAATTTCGCTGCAGGAATGGCCAGTGCATCTTAGCTCGTAGGGAGTGCGATAATCTTCCTGACTGCTACGATGGCTCAGATGAATATAACTGCG TGCGCAAAGGGATCTGCTCACTGGACCAATGGAAGTGTGGAAGCTCGGAATGCATACCGGAGAACGGAAGGTGCGACGGTGTTACCCAGTGCGTCGATGGCTCCGATGAGCTGGACTGCG TATTCGACTGTCCGGCGGGAACGTTCAAATGCGACAACGGCGTATGTCTGGATGGGCCTAAGTTTTGCGACGGCGAACCGGATTGTCCCGACGGATCCGACGAGAAGAACTGCC CCTGCCCTGCCGGCAAGTGGCCGTGTGCAAACGGAAACTGCATTTATCAGAAATTCCGATGCGACGGGCACACGGACTGTCACGACGGAAGTGACGAGATTAACTGCC AGGACACTTTGAGACCGACTCGACCACCGAGTCCACCTTCTTGTACGCAAGATGAATTCCAGTGCGGCAGTGGAGAGTGCGTTCCGAGAACCGCCTTCTGTGACAGCGTTACCGACTGCAGGGACGCCAGCGACGAACTTAACTGTCCGACACAGG GTTGCAGCCGGGGCGAATTCCAGTGCAGAAATCGGGCCTGCGTGAGCGAAGGATTGAGATGTAACGGATACGACGACTGTGGCGACAATTCCGACGAGGAAAACTGCG CTCCTTTCGAGAAGAGTTGCTCGGAAAGCGAATGGCGGTGCGAAAATGGTCCCTGCATCTCGATCAACCAGCGGTGCGACGGATGGCCCGACTGTCCGCTGGACAACTCGGACGAGCTTGATTGCAACCAGACGGCCTGTCAGCCTTGGCAGTGGCGGTGCGAAAACGGGCCCTGCATCGCCCTGAGTCAACGGTGCAACGGACGACGCGACTGTCCGCTGGACAACTCGGACGAGTTAGACTGCCCCCGACCCACTTACCCTCCCTTCC CGCAAGAGTCGCTGAAACTCGTGGTACGCCCGGTGGACCAAGTGATCAAAGAAA AACCGCCACCTGAAG GTCAAGAAGTCGTCATTCGATGTCGAGACGAAAGTCCACGTCGAGCCCAGGTCCGCTGGGTCCGCAAGGACGGCACTCCGCTGCCACCTGGAAGCACTGTTAAGTCCGGTCGTTTGACGATGCCCAACATACAGGTCAGCCACGGTGGTGACTACGTCTGCGAAGCGCTCGGAGTACCCGTGAATACACCGGGTCGAACAGCTACCGCCCATGTGACAGTTGAAAAGT ACGAATTCAATTCTTCAAGACCGAAAGAGGCTTGTAAATACTACGAAGCTACCTGTAGCAACGGCGATTGCATTCCGAAATCGTCGGTGTGTGACAACAGGATGGACTGTACGGACGGCAGCGATGAATTGAGATGCA GTCCGCTTGGATGCGAGCCCAACGAGTTTAGGTGTGCGAGCAAGGAATGTGTGAGCAAATTATGGAGATGCGACGGTGACAGAGACTGCACTGATGGCAGTGATGAAGAAAATTGCACGCCTTCACCCCCAGGCTCGCCCTGCAAGTACAGCGAGTTCAAATGCACACGTGTCGATCAGTGCATTCCGAAGACCTTCCACTGCGACATGGAGACAGATTGTATGGACGGAAGTGACGAGCTAGGATGCT CTAAGGTAACCATCCAAAGTCCTCCGCCGATGATGGTGGAACTATACGTAGGCGAAACCTTTACGATAACTTGTACCGCCGTCGGTATTCCGGTGCCAGAAATCAACTGGCGATTGAACTGGGGACACATACCGGACAAGTGCAAGACTACCTCTGTAAACGGTGTCGGGACTCTGACGTGCCCTAACATTGCGATCGAAAACCAAGGCGCTTACTCGTGCGAAGCGATGAACGGTCTGAGGGGACCAAACGAACCAGGATGGACGTTCGCAGTCCCCGATACCATTCTTGTCGTTAAGAATCCGGACGGCGTTTGCCCTGCGGGACAGTTCAACTCCCTCGCTCGCTCCCCTGAAGAATGCATCTCCTGCTTCTGCTTTGGAGTCGCTACCACATGTTCGAGCGCCGACCTCTTCACCTATGAGCTGCAAGCGCCCTTCGACCAGTACAACCTTGTCGCTGTGGACGCTACCAGAGGCACAAGGATCCAAGGTCGAATAACCGGTAGAGTGCCGGAGGTTCTTCCAGTCGATCAAAACGGTGTTCATGTCACTGACCCGTACCCTGAAAGTAATGATTATGTCGATATACCCTACTTTGCACTACCGGAAAGCTACCATGGCAGTCAACTGAAGTCCTACGGTGGATACCTGAGGTACACCGTCCGACATGCTGGCCGAGGAAGAAGACCCAATGGCTTGCCTTCGGTCATACTCAGTGGTAACAATTACGTTCTATTACACGAGGACAAGGGTGTGGATCGAGTCTACGAGACTGACGAAGCGGTGCGATTCTTCTACGGAGACTGGCAACTGAGAGAAAACGATGAGTTGAGATTGGCATCAAGAGAGGAGATCATGATGACACTTGCAAATATTGATAACATCTTAATTAA GATCAAATATGACGATGGACCGATAGATACTTCCATCATAAACGTGATAATGGACACAGCTGACGTGGGTAACATAGACCTGGGCGCTGCATCATTTGTTGAAGAATGTCGTTGTCCAGCTG GCTACACGGGTCTCTCCTGTGAAAATTGCGCATCTGGCTTTGCGAGACGAAATAGTGGCCCATGGCTAGGGCAGTGCTACGAAGAAAGGCTATCGATCTGTCCACCTGGCACCTACGGTGACCCATCAAGAAACATCCCATGCCAGACTTGCCCCTGCCCGCTAACTTCGGCATCTAATCA GTTCGCTCGAACCTGTCACCTCGACTCGGACGGACAACCGACCTGTGATTGTGCCCAAGGATACCTTGGACGTAGATGCGAACAGTGTGCTCCTGGATATCAGGGCAACCCCTCCACCGCTGGTGACAAATGCGTGAAAGTCAGTGAATGTGACCCTAATGGCAGCATCAGCCCGTATGTGAACCCTGTAACCGGACAATGTGACTGCAAG TCGTCTGCAACTGGTCGTACCTGCAACAAATGCAAGGCCAACACGTTCAACTTGGCCGCCAAAAACGAATTTGGATGCACTAGTTGCTTCTGTATGGGCATCACTGAAAAATGTACTTCTTCGAACTTTTACAGAAGCGAA ATCCGCGCAGAGTTTACCAGCTCCATCCGTGATTTCTCTTTAGTCGAATCGCCACGAGATGGTAATCAGCCATCGCCAATTGTCGATGGCATCCGGCTGAATACCATACGCCGAGAAATCGTGTACAACTCTTTTCCCAACAGTGGCAATTACGAAGTTTACTATTGGCAATTACCTAGCGACTTCTTGGGTGACCAGCTCGGCTCCTACGGCGGTAACCTCGTGTACACAGTGAGATATGTTCCGTCCCCAGGGGGTGGAAGATCCAGAAACAATGCTGCCGATGTTGAACTGATCAGC TCAAACGATATCGAACTTCGATACTATTCTGCAGCACAAGTAGAGCCGAACGATTCCGTGAAATTCACGGTACCGATACATGAGAAACATTGGCAGCGAATCGACGGAACTACCATTAATCGAGAGAGTCTTCTTATGGCTTTAGCTGACGTACAGGCAATCCGTATTAAGGCAACGTATACCACACATACCGATGAAGCTGC ACTCTCTTCGGTGTCTCTGGATACCGCGGTAGGCATAAACAACGGCAGAGAACGCGCGGTTGAAGTTGAACAGTGTAGCTGCCCCGTCGGATACAAAGGCTTATCTTGCGAGGACTGCGACGTCGGGTACACCAGAGCTGATGAGGGATTGTATCTTGGCTTGTGCGAGCCCTGCGAATGTTACGGACATGCAACCCAGTGCCATCCGGAAACCGGAGTCTGCGAg TATTGTCGCGATCATACAACCGGACAAAAATGCGAATCCTGCGAATTTGGGTACGAAGGTGACCCAACTCGAGGAACTCCTGAAGATTGTCAGCTACGAGACTTACCCTCCAGAAACTCAACAAAGTGTAACCCGGCCGGATCTCTCGGGACCAATTCTTACATCGAACAGTGTCCGTGTAAACCTAACGTCGTGGGTCGTGAATGTGATCGCTGCCGTGCATCGACCTTCGGACTATCCGCCGGTAACCCAGATGGTTGCAATGAATGTTTCTGTAGCGGAGTTTCCCAGGAGTGTCACGAAAGCTCCCTTTATGTCATTCAGAAGCCAACCCTTATTCTCGATTCCAATCATGGCTTTACTCTCACAGACAc CGGACGAAGCCAAGTGATAACGGAAGGATTCGACATTCAAACTGCTACAAATGAGATCGGTTACCGTTATCCGGACACTCGGAGCCAGAGACTTTTCTGGTCATTGCCATCTTTCATAACGGGTAACCAGATAAAGAGCTATGGTGGGAATTTAAATTTGACCCAGCGAATCGCTACCCGTGCCGGCGCACAGATCGATAAAGATCAAGATATTGTTCTTATCGGCAATAGCATAACTCTCTTCTGGGTCAATCCTGAAGAAATCCAATCAGATTACTCGCTG ACATACAGCGTGCCATTAGTTGAATCAGCATGGAAACGACTGACGAAGGATGGTCCGCGTAGCGCGTCTCGTGTGGATCTCATGACCGTCCTTGCAAACTTGGAAGCTATTCTGGTCCGTGCAACGCACAGTCAGGAAATGATTGCAACTTATATCAGCGATGTCAGTCTTGACACGGCTGTGCAACACGTGCCAACCAACAGACGCGCTACTCAAGTCGAAGTCTGCCGATGCCCGTCGGGATACACGGGAAGTTCCTGCGAAACCTGCGCCCATGGATATTATAGGAACGAGTACGACAGATCCCGCAGTATCCTAGGATCCTGCAATCTTTGCCCGTGCAATGGAAACGAACAAAGCTGCGAACTCGACGGATACGATAATGTCAAATGTCACTGCTCGCCGCAATTCAGTGGACCATACTGCCAATACGACT TCCCAGACACCACCACGATCACACCTCCGCCGCCTAATCCGCCGAGAATCATCGTCACGATCCGTCAGACAGGTCTTGAAATCGTCGAGGCCGGCACGACAGTCAGATATTACTGTTCCGGAAGGTCAGAGGACAGC GACACAATCGACATCCAGTGGCAGAAGGAGGATGGTGAACTGCCGCCTGGTCGAAGCTACGACGACGCTCGTGGTCTTCTTATTATCAGAGATGTCAAGATCTCCGACAGCGGTGTATACGTTTGCCAAGTCAGCGACGGAATCAATGTCGCCGTCGAAACCGTGTCTCTGACTGTTGAAG GTAACGTAGGTTCGAAGCCAACAATAGCAATCAAGCCAAGTTACTTGACGGTCGAAGAAGGGAATCCCGCCGAATTCCATTGTGATTCATCGGGTGTTCCACAGCCCGAAGTATCGTGGATTCGTGTCCGAGGTGAAATGAATCCCAGCGCAACCTTTGAAAATGGTATTTGGAGACTACCCTCCGCCAGGAAAAGCGACGAAGATGAATACAAGTGTATCGCGCGAAATAGTGCCGGTACCACCGAACAACGAACGATTCTCTACATCACTG AACGCCGTGAGCCACCACCAGACAGACCAATTATTGACCCTATCGAATGGGTAGGTGGCCCCACTGAACCTGTCCAACTTGTGTGCACCGCATCGCTTGATGCCACAATCACTTGGACCAGGGCCGGAAACCTACCATTGCCACCTTCTGCTACCGAACGAGGGGGAGTTTTGACAATTTACAATCCTAGTCCTTCCGACTCCGGCATATACGTGTGCACGGCAACCAGCTTCCAAGGAGTAACGACTACCAACAACGCGAGAATATCAATCCAATCATCGACCGGACCTCCAGCCGTCACAATTGAACCAGCAAGGCAGACCGTTTTCCAAGGAACAGTAGCTGAAGTCAAATGTGTCGTGACGGGCAACCCTGCACCTTCTGTTACATGGACAAAACGCGGAGAACCTCTTGGTGCTCATATTCAAATTGTCGGAAGTACGCTCAGGATCCTCGAACCGAAAGTTTCGGATCGAGGAATTTACGTCTGCCAAGCTACCAACAGTGGCGGAAGTTCGCAGGGCAGCGCTGTGATTGAAATAGAAC CTCGAGAGGCGCCAGTCATAGCCCTGTACCCGGAGAAGAGGCAACGCGTTCTCGTCGGCGGGTCAGCGATGTTCGCATGCCGTGCTGAAAAGGGAATCCCAACACCAGAGCTCATCTGGGCTCGAGAGGATGGCAGACCGTTCAGCTCGAACGTAGAGCAGCTATCTTCTGGCGTGCTGAGATTCAGCAACGTTACTCTGGATGACGGCGGAAGCTTCACTTGTACAGCATCAAACGCGGTCGGATCGACCTCTACAATTGCCGTCCTCGAAATTAACTCACAACCAGTAATCACAATCACACCATCTAACCGAACTCCTCTGATAATCGGAGTTGGCCAGAGAGTGCGGTTCACCTGCAGCGCTACTGGCCAGCCACCGCCCACAGTCGTATGGAACAAGGGCCCCGGATA TCCAGGCATTAGCAGAACCCGCTCGTACGACGCTGTCCATGAAATAAGCTCAGTCTCCTTCGAAGATGAGGGTATCTACACGTGCACTGCGTCAAATGGCGAGGGCGTAGCCGAAGAACGCATCGAGCTTATTGTAAAAGATAATGAAATAGTCCCACCGTCACCTAGCCCG AGTGGCCCTGTAGTGGAGATTCCCAGCGAGACAATGAGGATTCCTGTTGGGGGACGAGCTGAGATACGCTGTCAGATATTCAACGGTGACCGGAAGCTTTATCTTGACTGGAAGAGGAGTGATGGCGGAAGTTTGCCAGAAGGAAGCAGCGTGCGCGACGGCACTCTGTCTATACCTCTTGTGACGAGTAGAGCGGCTGGAGAATACGTCTGCCAAGGGACGAGCACCACCGGAAGTATCGAATTCCAAGCGAAGACTTATTTAGAAATCATAA CTCCACCAAGAATCCTGTTGGAGCCGATCCGACAGACCGTGAGGCCAGGTGACAGCCCATTCGTGAATTGTAGCGCTATAGGAGATCAGCCCATCACTGTTAGGTGGCAAGTCAGTCAACAGGGTCTTTCTAACCGAGTCAGTCAGACCGACGGAGTCCTCCAATTCCACGGTATCACCTTTGAAGATGCTGGAAAATATGTCTGCACAGCAACAAATCATGCTGGAAGTGCCGAAGCGGTCGCCGAAGTTTCAGTCACTTCAG AGTACGGGCCTCCTGTCACCAGTACCCAGCGAGACGTTTCCGCATTCGTTGGCAATAGCGTACGGCTCGATTGTCCCCcattccagagtcgatcaCTTGTCGAATGGAGTAGGGAAGGATCAGATCTCCCGGCCAACTCGTACAAACGCGATAATTATCTGGAAATGCCTCAAGTTAGGGCGGAAGATAGCGGAAGATATATATGTCGGGTCACCGATGCTTATGGAGTAAGAAGCGAAAATTACGTCAATTTACGAGTCGAAT TGTACGGAGCGTTGTGCAGCGATACCGAAATCCAATGCAGAAGCAACGAATGCATTGACAAGCACTATCTCTGCGACGGCTTGATCGACTGCATGGACGGGAGCGACGAGCGATTCTGCAATAACAGACAATATCGTCACTATCCACCATGGCAACGCG CTCGAGCACCACAGATTTCCCTCCGCATACGAGCTAGTAGTGAGCTCGTCAACATCGGAGATACCGTCAATTTACGGTGTGAAAGCTCCGGCGGTCAAGACGTGCGCTTCCGATGGATCCGACCCACGTATTCATCACTGCCACCAAATGCAAGAGCGGTTGGACCTGTGCTGAGACTTGAGAATGTTGTTCGAGGTGACAGTGGAGTATATCGTTGTATAGCCGAAACGCGAGAAACGAGCGCCGAACAGGACTACAATCTCATAATTCAAG GTGGGAACAACGATTCACCAGCTGTAGAAACGACAGCTGTGCCGTATGGAGCGGGATTCTCGATGGATTGCAAGGGTGACATAGAACCACCGGTTGCATTCGAGTGGGCTAAACTTGGAGGTATTTTGCCGAACGAAAGTAGAAAACAGAAT AATCACCTTACACTGGTGAACGTGAAAGCCGAAGATGCGGGCACGTACATCTGCACCGCGAGCAACGGCCAAACGAGCGTGGAAATACTGCAAATCCTGGTTGTGACTGGCGTGGTGCCGTACTTCAATCAAGCCCCCGAGAGTTACATATCTTTCCGGCCCCTGCAAGAAGCCATGCTTAAATTCGATATCGAAGTATCGTTCAAGCCTGAAATGTACGACGGTATTATTCTCTACAATGCTGAGAAGAGCGACGGCGGTGGAGACTTCATTGCTCTTTCTCTCGTCGGAGGATATCCGGAATTCAG GTTCAACCTTGGATCTCGTCCAGCCGTTATCCGAGCACGGAATCCTGTCACTTTAGGAAAATGGCACACAATCAAGCTCTATCGTAGCCGGAAAGAGGGAAGAATGACGATAGTTGGCGATCCTCAAAGCCCCTACTCAGGTACCGCCCCAGGCAGGTTGCAAACGTTGGATTTGATGGAGCCGCTGTACGTAGGAGGTGTTCCCGACTACCAAAGGGTTGACTCGGAAGCAACGGTATCCGACGGCTTTGTGGGTTGCATCAGTAGACTGGTCATCGGATCAAAGGAAATCAATTTGATCACCGACCAGTTGGAAAGCGTCGGCACTACTACCTGCGAAACTTGTGTCGAAAATTCGTGCAGCAATAGAGGAGTTTGTCAGGAAGCCGCTACCGAAGAAGGATACAGGTGCCTCTGCCCTGCAGGATACAGCGGAAACCTCTGCGACATTGTTGGACAGGCATGTTATCCAG GGGCCTGCGGTGAAGGTACATGCAACGATATAGGCGACGGTTTCACTTGTGACTGTCCAATTGGCAGGGGTGGTCACAAATGCGAATTAGACGTGAGCGTTGACGAGCCAGCGTTCTTGGATAGCAATGCATACTTAGCGTACCGAACGCCCAAGGCATTACGCAA GATTAAACTAGCTATGACATTTAAACCATCGGACTCGGGCGACGGAATTCTGATGTACTGTGCTCAGAACAACGAAGGTTTGGGCGACTTTGTAGCTCTCGTAATAAAGGACAGACACGTAGAGTTGCGATTCGACTTGGGCTCCGGAATGGCGGTGGTAAGATCGAACCACATTGTGCAGCCAGGAATTTGGCTCCACGTGAGGGCGAGCAGAGACTTCAAAGAAGGGAAACTGTCCGTCAACGGAGAGGCCCAAGTCGAGGGAAGGTCGCCAGGTTCTTCGAAAACCATGAACCTCGACACTCTCTTGTACATCGGAGGGGTGAACAGCCGCAGGGTTGCGGTAAACAGGAACGTGGGAATCGACAAGAACTTCCGAGGCTGCATAAGCAAG TTCGACATCGCGGGGCAGAACATCGACATTCTCAAGTCAGTCGTCGAATCGTCCAACATCCGAGATTGCAtgggaaaatattcaaatcatACCGATTTCCCGCCGTACGAAACAACACCGACTCCCACAAGGCCGCCAACCTCGCCGTCAACGACGCAGTTCGATCCCTGCGTCTCGAATCCGTGCGTTCACGGAGACTGCCAACAGACGGAGACCCTCGACTATTCCTGCGTTTGCGAATACGGATACGTTGGCAGAAACTGCGAGAACGTTTTGAAGCAGTGCGAATTGCTGAACCCCTGCAAAAACGCTGGAACGTGCACCGATCTTCACGGGGGTTACAAATGCGACTGCCGGCTCGGTTTCAACGGACTCCAATGCGAAATTC CCGTTGAAATAGCATCGGACGTGGCTTTCCGCGGCGATGGCTGGCTCGAACTCGAGAGGTCGGTGATGACCCACGAAGAAGAGAAGGAAGTCCTGGGATTCGAAATCTCCACGAACAAAAGCACCGGCCTGATCATGTGGCACGGACAGACGCCGGCGGATCTCAGGCCCGATGATTACATATCGCTTGCTGTCGTCGACGG ATACGTCGAGTACCAGTACGACCTTGGATCGGGACCCGCGAAGATCAGGGTGACGGCCCAGCGGGTGGACGACGGGGAACGTCACAGGATCGTCCTGAAGCGTCAGGGAAGCGAGGGCAGCATCGAGCTGAACGGAGAGCATACCGAAAGCGGGGGGAGCGACGGTCTTCAGCAACTCCTCAACGCCAGAGGCAGCGTTTACCTCGGCGGTCTGCCGGACTACGCGATGAGTTACGGCCGGTACCAGGACGGGTTTTCCGGGTGCATCTACACCCTCGAGGTCCAGGACTCGGGGGCGATATACATCGGCGACGTGGCGATCAGAGGAAGGAACGTTTACCCGTGTACCAG CGATCCCGACAGCGTTCCGAAAAGAGGTGATATCTAA